From Coraliomargarita sinensis, a single genomic window includes:
- a CDS encoding PD-(D/E)XK nuclease family protein translates to MFAAIRWSFQCIGGLLSVLEHSAYLAAGERVEGRELVFLTKTETPKVIIHRLMPATVREKQRALDMSMAAVDGIYHERFYPQPGMHCSWCSYRAECSLWTEGGSQ, encoded by the coding sequence TTGTTCGCGGCGATCCGATGGAGCTTTCAGTGTATCGGCGGATTACTCTCTGTTTTGGAGCACTCAGCCTATCTGGCTGCCGGTGAACGGGTAGAAGGCCGCGAACTGGTTTTCCTGACGAAGACCGAAACTCCGAAGGTGATCATCCATCGTCTGATGCCTGCCACCGTTCGCGAGAAGCAGCGTGCCTTGGATATGTCGATGGCCGCAGTGGACGGAATCTACCACGAGCGTTTCTATCCCCAGCCGGGTATGCACTGCTCGTGGTGCAGCTACCGCGCCGAGTGTTCACTCTGGACGGAAGGAGGTTCCCAATGA